A genomic region of Exiguobacterium oxidotolerans JCM 12280 contains the following coding sequences:
- the whiA gene encoding DNA-binding protein WhiA: protein MSFASEVKKELTQIAITDHEMKAELAALARMNGAISFGLGRGLTLDISTENASIARRIYSLLKRAYGVHLDLLVRKKMRLKKNNVYIVRVKQQADKILQDLGILGEGFTMIRSISDTILKDERRARAYLRGAFLAGGSLNNPATSSYHLEIFSLYEDHNAALRSLTNQFDLNAKAIERKKGHILYIKESEKISDFLKVVGATHSMLRFEDVRILKDMRNSVNRLVNCETANLNKTVGAALRQVENIKFLERTVGLDVLPNKLREIAILRVTHQDVTLQELGEMVESGSISKSGINHRLRKIDQIADKIRNGESMTGAL, encoded by the coding sequence GTGAGTTTTGCTTCAGAAGTAAAAAAAGAATTAACACAGATTGCCATCACGGATCACGAGATGAAGGCAGAATTAGCGGCGCTCGCACGGATGAACGGTGCGATTTCGTTCGGACTCGGGCGCGGATTGACGCTTGATATTTCGACTGAAAACGCGTCGATCGCGCGACGGATTTATTCATTATTAAAACGGGCATACGGGGTCCACCTGGATCTACTCGTCCGAAAGAAAATGCGTCTTAAAAAAAATAACGTCTACATCGTTCGTGTGAAGCAGCAAGCGGATAAGATTCTGCAGGATTTAGGCATCCTCGGCGAAGGGTTCACGATGATTCGTTCGATCAGCGATACGATTTTAAAAGATGAACGGCGGGCACGTGCCTATTTACGGGGAGCGTTCTTAGCCGGAGGGTCACTAAACAATCCGGCGACGTCGTCGTACCATTTAGAAATCTTCAGTCTCTATGAGGATCACAATGCGGCACTCCGGAGTCTGACGAATCAATTCGATTTGAATGCAAAAGCAATCGAGCGTAAGAAAGGGCACATCCTCTACATCAAGGAGAGCGAAAAAATCTCTGATTTCCTCAAGGTAGTCGGGGCGACCCATTCGATGCTTCGTTTTGAAGATGTTCGGATTTTAAAAGATATGCGAAATTCGGTCAATCGTCTCGTCAACTGTGAGACAGCGAACCTCAACAAAACGGTCGGGGCAGCGCTCCGTCAAGTGGAGAACATCAAATTTCTCGAACGGACGGTCGGGCTCGACGTCTTACCGAACAAGTTACGGGAAATCGCGATTTTACGCGTGACGCATCAAGACGTGACGCTGCAAGAGCTCGGTGAGATGGTCGAGAGCGGCTCGATCTCAAAATCAGGGATCAATCATCGATTGCGGAAGATTGATCAAATCGCGGATAAAATCCGCAATGGTGAGTCGATGACAGGTGCGCTCTAA
- a CDS encoding gluconeogenesis factor YvcK family protein, whose translation MKWERKVVAIGGGTGLSTLLRGLKHYPLDITAIVTVADDGGSSGRLRTEFNMLPPGDIRNVIVSLSKSETLMDRIMQYRFETGEGLHGHSLGNLMLTAATQLCNGSFVEAIGVMGQLLNAEGKVYPATERTITLCAEFEDGTIVKGESLIPKVGKVIERIYLEEEDVRPVPEAIQAILEADVIVLGPGSLYTSIIPNVLIDEIREAIKQSLAPVVYICNVMTQPGETTAFTANDHLTALERFLGQGVVDTIIVNNESIDASYLRKYQKDHADIVTYDDERFVEAGIEVLADDIVDYNHHFIRHDADAVASLVMRKVLSIRRVRQLEGKEELT comes from the coding sequence ATGAAATGGGAACGGAAAGTCGTCGCGATTGGCGGTGGAACGGGCTTGTCGACTCTTTTGCGTGGACTGAAGCATTATCCGCTCGACATCACGGCCATCGTCACGGTCGCGGATGACGGGGGGAGCTCGGGGCGCTTACGGACAGAGTTCAACATGTTGCCGCCGGGTGACATTCGAAACGTCATCGTCTCGCTATCGAAGTCCGAGACATTGATGGACCGGATCATGCAGTACCGTTTTGAAACGGGAGAAGGACTTCACGGTCATTCGCTCGGGAACTTGATGCTGACGGCTGCGACGCAGCTCTGTAATGGCTCGTTCGTCGAGGCGATTGGTGTCATGGGACAACTGTTGAATGCCGAAGGGAAAGTCTATCCGGCGACGGAGCGGACGATTACATTATGTGCGGAGTTCGAAGACGGGACGATCGTCAAAGGCGAATCGTTGATTCCGAAAGTCGGCAAGGTCATCGAGCGGATTTATTTAGAGGAAGAAGACGTCCGTCCGGTACCGGAAGCGATTCAAGCGATCTTAGAGGCCGATGTCATCGTCCTCGGACCAGGGAGTCTCTATACGAGTATCATCCCGAACGTCTTGATCGATGAAATCCGGGAAGCGATTAAACAATCGCTTGCACCTGTCGTTTATATTTGTAATGTCATGACGCAACCGGGTGAGACGACGGCCTTCACGGCGAATGATCACTTGACTGCGCTCGAACGTTTTCTCGGTCAAGGCGTCGTCGATACGATCATCGTCAATAATGAATCAATCGATGCAAGCTACTTGCGAAAATACCAAAAAGATCATGCTGATATCGTCACTTACGATGATGAACGTTTCGTCGAGGCTGGAATTGAAGTACTCGCGGACGATATCGTCGACTATAACCATCATTTCATCCGTCATGACGCGGACGCGGTCGCGAGCCTCGTCATGCGGAAAGTATTATCGATTCGACGGGTGCGTCAACTCGAAGGGAAGGAGGAATTGACGTGA